The following are encoded together in the Narcine bancroftii isolate sNarBan1 chromosome 10, sNarBan1.hap1, whole genome shotgun sequence genome:
- the slc10a3 gene encoding P3 protein has product MGLGSGRWASGERPTLLAPLLLLLLGGGVSCLLSPAPHYLHIGDGSHTQFDFPEDTDGIIVVSSRYGAGCTRLQVESLDPEVLHIINVTDAETIGSVRSYIVSIKSRLAGSAPLLIKLLDVARVRPMTVEERRDYIIQVSPRHDVASYSGLAHFSQNPVLYLLLPLIFINKCAFGCKVEIAVVRGILKQPHPVILGVIGQFMLMPLYGYILSRIFSLPKALSLGLAITCSAPGGGGGYLYSLLLGGDVTLAISMTLLSTLVATLMMPLSSTIYSHVLNVHETLHVPFTKILVTLLFIAIPISTGMLIKYKMPRVSKILLLFIRPLSFILIIGGLFMAYQMGAAILHNVQKEIIFAGVGVPVFGLFIGYLMAYCLRLPEPLCRTVSIEIGVQNSLLALAVLQLSFRRMEADFASQAPFIVALSSTSEMLLLVIVHFIYKNLRASPVSEENGFKS; this is encoded by the coding sequence ATGGGGCTTGGGTCCGGGCGGTGGGCGAGCGGCGAGCGGCCGACGCTCCTGGCCcccctcctgctgctgctgctgggcGGCGGGGTGAGCTGTCTGCTGTCCCCGGCTCCCCACTACCTCCACATCGGAGACGGCTCCCACACCCAGTTCGACTTCCCCGAGGACACCGACGGCATCATCGTGGTGTCCAGCCGCTATGGAGCGGGCTGTACGCGGCTGCAGGTGGAGTCTCTGGATCCGGAGGTGCTGCACATCATCAACGTGACGGACGCCGAAACCATCGGCTCGGTGAGAAGTTACATCGTCAGCATCAAATCCAGGCTGGCCGGCTCGGCTCCGCTCCTCATCAAGCTGCTGGACGTGGCCCGTGTTAGGCCGATGACTGTGGAGGAGCGCAGAGATTATATCATTCAAGTATCGCCCCGCCACGACGTGGCGAGTTACAGCGGGCTGGCGCATTTCTCTCAAAACCCCGTGCTGTATTTGCTCTTGCCGTtgatatttataaataaatgtgCTTTCGGCTGTAAGGTGGAAATAGCTGTCGTTCGGGGGATCCTGAAGCAGCCACATCCTGTCATTCTCGGAGTGATCGGGCAGTTTATGCTCATGCCTTTGTACGGATATATTTTGTCCAGGATTTTCTCCCTGCCGAAAGCCCTTTCCCTTGGACTGGCAATTACCTGCTCTGCCccgggaggagggggaggttacCTTTACAGCCTCCTGCTCGGAGGGGATGTCACCCTTGCTATTTCCATGACCTTGCTCTCCACTCTGGTCGCCACTCTCATGATGCCGCTTTCATCCACGATATACAGCCATGTCCTCAATGTCCACGAAACTCTCCACGTGCCATTTACcaaaattttggtgacattgctgTTTATAGCTATCCCCATTTCTACAGGAATGCTAATCAAGTATAAAATGCCACGGGTCAGCAAGATCCTGCTTTTGTTCATTCGGCCCCTCAGTTTTATATTGATAATTGGAGGACTCTTCATGGCTTATCAGATGGGAGCTGCCATACTTCACAACGTACAGAAAGAAATCATTTTTGCTGGAGTTGGTGTCCCCGTCTTTGGACTGTTCATTGGCTATCTCATGGCCTATTGTTTGAGATTACCTGAACCACTGTGCAGGACAGTCAGCATAGAGATTGGAGTCCAAAATAGCCTGCTCGCTCTTGCTGTTCTCCAATTGTCCTTCCGCCGCATGGAAGCAGATTTTGCCTCTCAAGCCCCTTTCATCGTGGCTCTAAGTAGCACTTCAGAAATGTTGTTGCTTGTGATTGTTCATTTCATATACAAAAACCTCAGGGCCAGCCCAGTCTCTGAAGAAAATGGCTTTAAATCTTAA